Proteins found in one Oncorhynchus mykiss isolate Arlee chromosome 3, USDA_OmykA_1.1, whole genome shotgun sequence genomic segment:
- the LOC110520535 gene encoding cytochrome c oxidase assembly factor 5: protein MPKFYEDKEEDGRACSGIREDFRACLLQHDCVVKEGKMPSQCLKEGHCKALQTSFFECKRSMLDNRSRFRGRKGY from the exons ATGCCTAAATTCTACGAGGacaaagaggaggatggcagggcCTGCTCGGGAATCAGGGAGGACTTCAGGGCATGTCTCCTTCAACACGACTGCGTTGTAAAG GAGGGGAAGATGCCCAGTCAGTGTCTGAAGGAGGGCCACTGTAAAGCACTGCAGACCTCCTTCTTCGAGTGCAAGAGGTCCATG TTAGATAACCGGTCCAGATTCAGGGGAAGGAAAGGCTACTGA